The Candidozyma auris chromosome 1, complete sequence genome includes a region encoding these proteins:
- the MED10 gene encoding mediator complex subunit NUT2, with protein MATSEIAQTDENEPLQSTAAQLSALIESTIELGVLVHDNQGTQQSHAALTHRTNQIISQLSGLTNSPFTQQFPVPVDVITYIEDGRNPDIYTREFVEVTAKTNARLKGKMLGFQKLCEVLGDKLVEEFPRLEEGVKDIRRRTSLDSEK; from the coding sequence ATGGCGACGTCAGAAATTGCCCAGACCGATGAAAATGAGCCTCTCCAGTCAACAGCTGCTCAGCTACTGGCTCTCATAGAGTCTACTATTGAGCTCGGTGTGCTCGTTCACGACAATCAGGGAACACAGCAATCCCACGCAGCATTGACCCATAGAACTAACCAAATAATCAGTCAACTCTCAGGGCTCACCAACAGCCCATTTACACAGCAATTCCCAGTGCCGGTGGACGTCATCACCTATATAGAGGATGGGCGTAACCCTGACATTTACACGAGAGAGTTTGTGGAGGTCACCGCCAAAACCAACGCTAGGCTAAAAGGTAAGATGCTTGGATTCCAGAAGCTTTGTGAAGTGTTGGGCGacaagttggtggaggaaTTTCCTAGGCTTGAGGAAGGTGTCAAAGATATTCGAAGGCGCACATCGTTAGACTCTGAGAAATAA